The Eptesicus fuscus isolate TK198812 chromosome 20, DD_ASM_mEF_20220401, whole genome shotgun sequence genome contains the following window.
ctctctctcttcctctctgtaatcaataaaaataaaataaataataaataaataaatagctgtgatacttacacaatggaattctactcagccataaaaaagaaggaaatcttaccttttgtggcagcatgaatggacctggagagtgaaATAAACtagacagaggaaaaaaaataccatatgatttcacttatatgtggagtctaatgaacaaaataaataagtaaacaaaatagaaacagactcagatacagaaagcagactgaaagctgtcagaggggaatGGGGTTGGAGGACTAggtaaaaaagatgaaagaattaaaaaaagaaaaagaagcaattcatagatacagacaacagaatggtgattatcagagggaaaggggggggcgGAGATAGAAGAGGataaggagggataaatggtgatggaaggagacttgactttggctgttgaacacacaatacaatatacagatgatgtattatagaaatgtcacttgaaatctatataatcttcttaaccaatgtcatcccaaataaattcaattaaaaaaactgagtgagctatcaagccacaaaAGACCTGGATGAAACTTACATGCATTTTGACAAGTCAAAGGAGCCAGTCTGATAAGGGTATATGCCTTATGACTTCAACTATCTaatattctagaaaaggcaaaaatatagaGACAGtagaaagatcagtggttgccagggagggTTGAATAGGTGAAATACAGAGGATTattttttagggcagtgagaTTATTTTGTATAGAACTATAATGcaacaattttcaacctttttttttatctcatggcacacataaactgattactaaaattctgtgacataccaaaaaaatgtttttgccaatctgacaaaaaatagttataattttcattgattaactactactactactaataataattacctaccctttttgcttcaaagtgacttttttttaaaaccaggtgcctatacttgtatataagggtttctggtaccaagaattaagcaatcagacacaaccttattatgtgatgtgaccaataagatgcaactctattatatgaacTATCTATTTATGGTTCTAGACAGAGCATTCACACCAGAGGGctactgttgtcattttttttttaacttgataactaaggaaaaagaagtcagtgtccctgactaaataatcagatattacatgttttaaaaattctttttattattattattatttctttattgattaaggtgtcacatatttgtcctcatccccccattcctatcccccaccccactcccctgttgtccttaaccattggttaggcttgtatgcatgcacacaagtcctttggttgatctctccccgctacccctaccctcccctacccttcctctgaggcctgacagtccgatcgatgcctccttgtttctggttctgttcttgttcatcagtctatgttgttcatcatttcccctagatgagtgagatcatgtgtttctagaaatatacttataagaaccgaatgtgagacgagcaataatagttatgctgacaggcaaatgaatcagtctgtagtgagtttctttctggaccaacagttcttttgacacccaatttcaatgtccaccagttccttatgtgtacatatcggcactgacttttcagctctggatggtggaccaatggtggtaatgcaggtccgacaccctctggtttggtctcgcccggacccaggggcgcggcttcacccggactcaggggtgcgcggcctctcctggacccaggggcgcggcctcacccagacccgggacccagcctctcccggatccaggggtgcacggcctcacccggacctgggatccagcttcacccggacccagggacacgaggcctcgcccggacccgggggcacacagcctcacccggacctgggtaaAAATTCTTGCAGAACAAAAGTTGAAAGTCACTGCTATAAAACCCTTCAAACTTTACAGCACAAAGAGTGAACCTTAATatatgtaagttttaaaaaataatttagaagaggaaccaagatggcggcatagttaaacaactaatctgctgcctcacacaacaatttcaaaaatacaactaaaagacaaaaacgtctaccacccagaaccacgggaaagctggctgactggaagatttacaactaagaagagaaagaagcacaatcgctgaaaagctgaggtacggaggcacgcgaatcgggccgacggcgggcggctgggtgcgcggcttttcttcaacccgcagggagacaagctcccgatcactctgaaatccagtttctggggacactcgggggacccaggcacctacggggagaagctggactctcggccatcgggtcggaaagtgagagtgacttttttgcagtggtgcgcccagcaatcattgtttactgcgctggagcgcggggcgcagggacttggaaacgtggaaaggcagagacggctgactgcagccatcgccgttggccacgccccagcctagtgacgccctgagaccccacccagccctgaggccccgccctgaggccccgccccgcacattctacaaacccaccccggctccacacagcggcttttgcatgtaaatggcctgttctggagcagcttaaccaactgcagctccagtcagactgctccaaaaccgcccaagcaaaggaggagaaaactagcccttgctgtagctcctgctgggggacacacagtacacaagggtacaccaagagtgtccacctcaagtaactgggaggctgacccgttgaaccaataggacacctagtacacaaaactaccctaccaacttagggaagcagagaatatgagaaggcaaggaaacagatcacaaaccaaagaaatggaggagaacaagtggctggacatagagttcaaaaccacggttataaggtttttcaagaatttcatggaaaaggccgataaattcaatgaggaccaactagaaattaaacatacactgactgagataaaaaatattatacagagacccaaaagcagactagaggattgcaagaatcaactcaaagatttggaatacaaagaggccaaggacactcttcctgaaaaggccgataaattcaatgaggaccaactagaaattaaacatacactgactgagataaaaaatattatacagagacccaaaagcagactagaggattgcaagaatcaactcaaagatttggaatacaaagaggccaaggacactcttccagagaagcatgaagagaagagaattcagaaagttgaagatagtgtaagaagcctctgggacaacttcaagcgaaccaacatcagaattatgggggtaccagaagaagagagagagcaagatgctgaaaacctatttgaagaaataatgaacgaaaacttcccccacctgatgaaagaaatagacttacaagtccaggaagcgcacagaaccccaaacaaaaggaatccaaagaggaccacaccaagacacatcataattaaaatgccaagagcaaaagacaaagagagaatcttacaagcagcaagagaaaaacagttagttacctacaagggagctcccatacgattatcagctaatttctcaacagaaaccatgcaggccagacgggagtggcaagaaatattcaaagtgatgaatagcaggaacctacaaccaagactactctacccagcaaagttatcattcagaattgaagggcagataaagagcttcacagataagaaaaagctaaaggagttcatcaccaccaaaccagcattatatgaaatgctgaaaggtattctttaaaaagaggaaaaagaagaagaaagataaaaattatgaacaacaaatacatatctatcaacaagtgaatctaaaagtcaagtgaattaaaaatctgaggaacagaataaactggtgaacttaatagaatcagaggcatagaatgggagtggattgataattctcagggggaaaggggtgtctgtgtggggagtatgggaagagactggacaaaaatcatacacctatggataaggacagcggggggggggggggaggtaagagaagaggggggggggtaggaactgggtggtggggagatatgtggggaaaaaggagaaacaattgtaatctgaacaataaagattcattaaaaaaaaaaaaaaaataatttaggaagtCAAGAGATCCCAAGAAAGAATGCAGAATGTGACTAAATGTAACTGCATTATAAATGTATGAAATCACTTTACTAAAGGGAGTGAGGATCGGGGAGTGCTGGCCTAAATAACTTCAGAAATGAGTGGAGTCTCTAAGACTAAAAGCAAAAGGAACTGCACATAAGCACTGTGCTCTATTTCATAAAGTAATTTCCCATGGAGATATGGGTTAATTATCCTGAGACTCCTATGTATGTATACTGGAATTGAACAATTAAGCAAACAGATGGTAGGAGCCAAGTTTCTCATTGTGAGAGAGTTTACAGAGAAGTATAGAGAGGTGGCTACAATGATCCATGTAGTAATAGATTAGACATCTAGTAATAGCTATacatcagtatgaactcatgttTAACTTAATATACAGATGCTTACATATAGAAATAtctctaaactagaggcccagttcacaaaattcatgcacttggtggggatccctgcgctcaccagccatgaacccggcttctggcaaagtggagctctccctgtgggagcgcactgaccaccagggggcagctcctgcgttgagcgtctgcccccgatCATTCCATCATTGGGcccaaaccagctctccgacatcccctgaggggtcccagattgtgagagggcacaggccaggctgagggaccccattggtgcacaatcagggctggggagggaccttgagagggctccagggcatgtccggcctggctcgctcagtcccgatcagccagaccccagcagcaagctaatctatgGGTCAGAGcgactgcccccctggtggtcagtgcacatgatttcaagcagttgagaggccttagcatattacgctttgattggttgaacagccaactggatgaccggacacttagcatattaggtttttattatataggatatgtatacatacatgtataagtatacacaaatatatttacTTGCTCTTCCAGCCAAGAGGGTCTAAAAGCAATGGCAATCCAATAGCAACAAACACACCCAGTGCCCAGATTTTTGTTTCAATAAAAGGAACTAGGGCTCCTTAGAGAAATGACTGGGGAAGCAAATATACAACATGAGCCTAGAGTGTCTTATATtgccagaaagtaagaaaatgctttaaatttttttacttaaaatatggaCAGGAATGTGCCAAAGAAACACAGGAATCAAGTAAGAGAgctcccagcccagctggcatggctcaatggttgagcatcgacctatgaaccaggaggttactgtacaggtcccagtcagggcacatgcccaggttgcgggctcaatccccattgtggggagtgcaggaggcaaccgatcaatgattctctcatcattgatgtttctatctctctttccctctcccttcctctctgaaatcaataaaaatatatttttattgcttccaaAAGGCCAAAGCTAGAACAATTtgagaacaaaataaagtatATCTGATTATAatctaaagtataaaataaatatccatttgTTCATACTAATAGAAATggttggataaataaataaacgagGGAGACAAACCTCCCAtgcagaattccaaataatttagaTACTTCTCCACTCCTAAAATGTGGGCTGCGcatagtgacttccttccaaagaataCAATATGGcatggaggaaagaaaaccaactacagtggagaaacctgataAACTACCTTAGGTGATCCAAGTCAACATCAACAGTGACAAGTCATTTTGATAGTATATGTCTAGTAATAGTACCCTTCACATGACGTGATAAGTGGCAGTTACTTCCATGGTCTTTCTCCCCAAAACCCATAACTTCACTCCAATCAtgagaaaaaacaacacacaaaacaagaGAGGCATTCCATAAAATACTtgaccagtactcctcaaaactgtcaagattatcaaaaacaaggaaactcTGAGAAACAGTAAGAGGAGCCTGAGGAGCTATAACAATTAAATGTAATGTAGTaccctggatgggatcctggaacagaaaaagaactttaagcaaaaaatgaagaaaatctgcATAAAACATGGactttagttaaaaataatgtatcaaCATTGGTTCATAATTCTAACAAAATATCATATTAATACAAGATGTTAATAACAAGGGAACTGGATTGGGGTGCATGGAAACTCTCATAGTATCTGTacaaattttctgtaaatctcAAACTTCTAGAaattaagctttttttaaaatttacaaggtcaatttttaaaaaatatgtttttattgatttcagagaggaagggagagagagagatagaaacatcaatgatgagagagaattcttttttttttaatatatttttattgatttcagagaggaaggaagaaacatcaatgatgagaatcattgtttggctgcctcctgaatgccccctactggggattgagcccgaaacccgggtatgtgcccttgacctggaatctaacctgggaccctttggtctgcaggccggtgctctatccactgagccaaaccagctagggcgagagagaattcttgattggctgcctcctgatgccccccactggggatcgaacttgcacCAAAGCATacctttgaccagaatggaacccgggacccttcagtccaaaggccaatgctctacccactgagccaaaccagccagggcaattaagctcatttttttaaaataacactttaaaaactATCTCTAAGCCATCtggatattaaaataaaactttaacatACATCAGAATAACCTAGAGAATTTGTTGAAGCATATTGTCAGGCTTCACCTCCAGAGTTTCTGGTGTAGGAAGTCTAGGGTGGGACTAGAAAATGTTCATTTCTAATAAAGAACCAGGTGCAGCTGCTGCTTCTATTCCAGGGATCACACCTGAAGAACCACTGGTGTAAACTCAAGGGTTAAAACTATGAGgaactgccaaaaccggtttggctcaatggatagagcgtatgtctgcggactgaagggtcccaggttcgatcccggtcaagggcatgtacattggctgcgggcacatccctagtagggggtgtgcaggaggcagctggtcgatgattctctctcatcaatgtttctagctctctatccctctcccttcctctctgtaaatcaatatgtgcaggaggcagctgatcgatgattctctctcattgatgtttctagctctctatccctctcctttcctctctgtaaaaaatcaataaaatatattaaaaaaaaaaaactatgaggaACTCCCATCCTATCCAGCAGGTGGAGGCATTTGGGGAGCACTCCTTGGAAATTTTTCAGGGACCCTTCCAGAGCCCAGGGGAAGCCCCATTTTCTACTCTACCTTCCACCCCATTATCTACTCTACCTTCCACCCCTCCTGCTTCATCCTAAGGCTCAATGGCTTAGCAGTACACTGGTGAGGTAGAAATGCTTCAGACCAAGTCAGCAAGGTATCCAAGAACTTCCAATGAAGTGAGAGACTCTGAGAGTAAACAATTgctaaacaaaatgagaaataggGATAAATGCTGGAGGAACAGAGCAGGATTGGAAGTGGCTTGAATGTGGAGAATTTGAAGTGTCAAGGGTCAGGAGATAAGGAATGATTTGAATGATTTGGAGGTCACCAAAAGAAGGTGGCAAGGATATTCTAATCTGGCTGTGGAGCAGGACACACTAGGGCACAGGGGTCTAACAGCTCTTGACTTTTCAGGAAATCTGTAAACTGAACACCAGGTGCAAGTCCAACAGTTCCACTCAGGTATGTGCAATAGAGAATTATCAATCCcgttttacaaaaacaaacaaacaaaaaaaaaaccctctgaaATGTTAGAAATgttaagcaatttgcccaaggCCATCCAACTAGTAAGCAAGAAGAACCAAACTGGAATTTAGAAGGCTCGCTCAGTCTAAGTCTGGTAATGGCCTCGCACACAGCTATGCCCCGGGGACAGGTCTTGTCCTCCGGCCTTTTCCCAGCTAGTTTCCCCCTCATCTCTTCCCTGCTGGCTTCCCTAGTCTCTTCTCTCAGAACTTTTTCCGTGACTCATGAGCAAGGGCAGGAGGCCAAAATCTCAGGATCTCTCCCACCACTTGCTGGCACTGTGTAACCTAAGCCCAGAGATCTCTGCTTTGGCATGTCGGGCATTCTCCAGGTTGCTGAGGGCAAAAGAGCCTAGCCATGAGACTGACTACGCTCCCTCGGCCTCCATCAGGCGTCCCCTCCCTCCGCGCGGGTAGCCACACCCCGGAGCTAGAACCCACAAGTTCCGTCCTGTAGGTGAGTCTCAGATGCCCCGGGGACACAGCCTTAGCTTCCAGGCTGAGCTGGCACCAGCACCCATCAGGGCGTGGATCTACAGACAGGCAATTCCACTGGGCCCAGACCCGGAATCAAGGGAAGAGGGGCAGCCCCAAACACCCCAAAGCTGGACGGCTGCCTCGCGCTCCGTCTCTGCGCCCGTCCAGTGACCCGCGGTCCaacctctcctccccaccagtGATTAAACCTCGGCTCCGCAGACTCCCCTCCGAGACCCGAGGCCCTGACCCCGGCCCTGGCACCGGCCCTGGCACCGGCCCTGGGGCAGAGCCGGGAGAGTTAACCCAACTGCCTCCCCGCCGTTCCGGGGGTCAGGTCGCCGGGAGCGCCTCCCATTGGCCGCGGAGCCGGCACGGCGCTGATTGGCTGAGGCCCTCCCGGGCTCCCCATTGGACGTGGCGCGCCGTGACTGGAAGTGGCGGTCCCGCCTCTGCAGGTTACCGGGCGAAGCCGCTGCGACTCCCGCAGCTCCCGGGGGACGCTCAGCCCTGGCCTGAGTCCCGACTTACTGCCTTGATCCAGATCTCCTGGCTATCCCGGGGACGTCAGCGGATCTTCTCCCGGATCCTTTTCCTCCATAACCTGCTggggttattttttttcctccccggCTTCCAGTTCCCAGCCCCGCGTTTCCTTTCCCTACTCCCGGGCCCCCAGCAGCCTGCCATTCTCAGCATCCCACCTGCCAtcctcctggcttctgctccttCTTGATCTCAATTCCTTTGACCAACAGAGCCTTATCATTACCTTCTCGCCAAACTCTCCTAaactcctctttcttctctctttgccAGCTCCTGACTTCCAAATTCCAGCTAACTTTTGACCTGACATTTGACCCTGACACTTGACTCCAGAACGCTACATTCCTACCTCCTGCAGCCTGTTGAAACTGAGGTCTTTCCTGATTTCTGACCCCGTTTCTGAAGCTCGTTTTGACTTTCTTACTCCTGGGCCAGTTCTTGCTACCACTACCCCACCATGGACTTCTTGATGAGTGGCCTGGCAGCCTGTGGGGCCTGTTTGTTCACCAACCCCCTAGAGGTGGTGAAGACGAGGATGCAGTTACAGGGAGAACTGCAAGCCCCCGGCACCTACCAGCGGCACTACCGAAACGTCTTCCATGCCTTCATCACCATCGGCAAGGTGGACGGCCTGGCTGCCCTGCAgaagggcctggcccctgccctcctATACCAGTTCCTGATGAATGGCATCCGGCTGGGCACCTATGGGCTGGCTGAGGCTAAGGGCTACCTGCACACAGCTGAAGGCACCCACAGTCCTATCCGAAGCGCAGCAGCTGGGGCGTTGGCTGGGGTCCTGGGAGCCTACTTGGGGAGCCCTATCTACATGGTGAGAAGAAGGGTCTTGCCTGGGGCCTTCAAGGCAGACATTTGGTGTAGGGTGGGgacctgggccttccttcataaTCTGATACTGAGGTTGGAAGTGGACTTgtgtaggggagggggaggaacttGAGTAACATACCTCAGTAAGGGTAAGGACCAGGGGAAGTCCTGGATATCACAGAATTACAATCTCACAGTCGGCCCCTTCTAGTCATCTCGTATAGGTGAAGGGTCTGtagcctgaggcccagagaagggaagtggccagctcaaggtcacacagctgcttaTTGCTAGGACTAGGCCCTGCTTTGTGCTCCTCCTGAAAGACTGAGAGGGAGGGTATGAGACTCAGGACAGTAGCCTCTCCAAAGTAAGCTGAGCACATGCCCCCATGAGGCTTTGGGGTCAGAGAGCAAGTTTTGTTCATGATCTCCCAACCTACCCAGAGTCTGATGGGGAAGCCTGATCGTGCTGGTAGCTGGAGATCCCATTTGGGAATAGGAGCTGGCATGAGAGACTAGACACCCGGGTCTTGCCCAAGATGAATAATCTTAGGAAATGTTGCCATTCTTCAACCtctccattccccccacccctgacccacaagggaaggaggaagtagaGGGGGTGGAGTGTCTGTGGTGCTAGGAGATCCACCATCCCCAGGGGACTGGAGCCAAGAGACAGAATCTCATGACCAATTTGTTAAAGGGGAACAACAATAATTATCAGGTCAAAAGGAAATTCATTGTTGAACACCCTAGAGGAAGTGTGAGGGGTTCAGGCGCTTGGGTCTCTGAGGTGAAAGAATGGTCACTGGGCCATAGGTTGTGATACTCTCTCGTCCCCAGGTGAAGACACACCTACAAGCACAGGCAGCCTCAGAAATTGCTGTAGGGCACCAGTATAAGCATCAGGTAAGATGTTTCCAACCCCATGGGGGTCTCTGCCACTCTCTCCCACTGGCCCCAGCTTTCTGTCTGCACCCAACAACTCCAACCCAGCCAAGGCTCTGCTCAGCCAATCAATTCAGCCTCACTCTGCCCCTGAAGTCCACCCAGGCCCTCTTTCCCACACGTTCCCCAGTTCCTCTAGTCCTCTGCACCTGTTTCTCCTGCCCTGTTCTCCTGGTCTGCTAATGTCCTCACTCCCGTACTCCCTAGTCTgggatggcaagggagggaacAGCGAGGTGGTAGACAACTGAAGGGCCACATCCTGGTGTTAAGTTCACACACAACTGGTTGTCCGGACATCGATGCCTGTTAAGGACCCATCCTTAGCAGGGTTAGGAGATGGCAGCCCCTGATGCCAGGGTGACTAAACCCCACCTCATGGTCTTCCCCTACCAGGGCATGTTTCAGGCGCTAGCCAGGATTGGCCAGAAACATGGTCTGGTGGGGTTGTGGCGTGGGGCCGTGGGCGGCCTACCCCGAGTTATCGTCGGTTCTTCCACCCAGCTGTGCACCTTCTCATCCACCAAGGACCTTATGACCCAGTGGGAGGTACTGCCCGGGAAATGGGTGGGGCCGCCCTGGGAAATGTGGGCAGGGGGGAGTACAAACTGAACTGGGCCCTAGAGGGGTGAGGAAGTGGCAGGATGGCTTGGGGGTCCGCtgctacaccaagcatgtcaaactcaaaggctaacacgggccaaataaacaaggtgtaagtgtatgtgggccgcaaagaaacaaaagcttcaattttcatagaaacgtaggtttatttcgatagagacatgctgaagacaaagggctgaaataaatgagtaattgttagcataaaataatagaaaattttaataaaaattagtattttttcttgaacgttaacttaccagacactgaataactgcacaaattaataagcgtaacacaaatcaacctatttttcttgttctccgaaagcgaaatatttcctgt
Protein-coding sequences here:
- the SLC25A35 gene encoding solute carrier family 25 member 35 isoform X2, with the translated sequence MDFLMSGLAACGACLFTNPLEVVKTRMQLQGELQAPGTYQRHYRNVFHAFITIGKVDGLAALQKGLAPALLYQFLMNGIRLGTYGLAEAKGYLHTAEGTHSPIRSAAAGALAGVLGAYLGSPIYMVKTHLQAQAASEIAVGHQYKHQIFPPQSWKVALAAAMVSGVAVVLAMTPFDVVSTRLYNQPTDTQGKGLMYRGVLDALLQTARTEGIFGMYKGIGASYFRLGPHTILSLFFWDQLRSLYYTYTK
- the SLC25A35 gene encoding solute carrier family 25 member 35 isoform X1, which produces MDFLMSGLAACGACLFTNPLEVVKTRMQLQGELQAPGTYQRHYRNVFHAFITIGKVDGLAALQKGLAPALLYQFLMNGIRLGTYGLAEAKGYLHTAEGTHSPIRSAAAGALAGVLGAYLGSPIYMVKTHLQAQAASEIAVGHQYKHQGMFQALARIGQKHGLVGLWRGAVGGLPRVIVGSSTQLCTFSSTKDLMTQWEIFPPQSWKVALAAAMVSGVAVVLAMTPFDVVSTRLYNQPTDTQGKGLMYRGVLDALLQTARTEGIFGMYKGIGASYFRLGPHTILSLFFWDQLRSLYYTYTK